One Setaria viridis chromosome 5, Setaria_viridis_v4.0, whole genome shotgun sequence genomic region harbors:
- the LOC117858930 gene encoding peroxidase 1, which yields MRMGGSLAGPVALVAAVCLLLPAASLAQLQVGFYNTSCPNAEALVRQAVTAAFANNSGIAPGLIRLHFHDCFVRGCDASVLLKVNPGGGSTERDAPPNNPSLRGFEVIDAAKAAVERSCPRTVSCADILAFAARDSVNLTGSNAFYQVPAGRRDGNISRQDDALDNLPGPNSTAHNLTDGFGRKGLSAEDMVVLSGSHTIGRSHCDSFLFKNRERLASGTISPAYQALLEALCPPTTGQFTPNTTEIDLSTPTVLDNNYYKLLPLNLGLHFSDDQLIRNATLAPLANSFAANETLWKEKFLAAMIKMGNIEVKTGSQGEVRLNCSVVNPASSSSSAEIEMLMFPGGTTSDDAPAEDVVATS from the exons ATGAGGATGGGCGGAAGCCTGGCCGGGCCGGTGGCGCTCGTCGCCGCGGTGTGCctgctgctgccggcggcgagcctggCGCAGCTGCAGGTGGGGTTCTACAACACCTCCTGCCCCAACGCCGAGGCGCTCGTGCGGCAGGCCGTCACGGCCGCCTTCGCCAACAACTCCGGCATCGCCCCCGGGCTCATCCGCCTccacttccacgactgctttgTCAGG GGCTGCGACGCCTCCGTCCTCCTGAAGGTgaaccccggcggcggcagcacggaGCGTGACGCGCCGCCGAACAACCCGAGCCTCCGCGGCTTCGAGGTGATCGACGCCGCGAAGGCCGCCGTGGAGCGCAGCTGCCCGCGCACGGtgtcctgcgccgacatcctcgcctTCGCGGCCCGCGACAGCGTCAACCTCACCGGCAGTAACGCCTTCTACCAGGTGCCCGCGGGTCGGCGCGACGGCAACATCTCCAGGCAGGACGACGCTCTAGATAACCTCCCGGGTCCGAACAGCACGGCGCATAACCTCACCGATGGGTTCGGCCGCAAGGGCCTCAGCGCCGAGGACATGGTGGTGCTCTCCGGTTCCCACACCATCGGCCGCTCCCACTGCGACTCCTTCCTGTTCAAGAACCGGGAGCGGCTGGCGAGCGGCACCATCAGCCCGGCGTACCAGGCGCTGCTGGAGGCGCTGTGCCCGCCCACCACCGGCCAGTTCACCCCCAACACCACGGAGATCGACCTGAGCACGCCGACGGTGCTGGACAACAACTACTACAAGCTGCTGCCGCTGAACCTGGGCCTGCACTTCTCCGACGACCAGCTCATCCGCAACGCCACGCTGGCGCCCCTCGCCAACAGCTTCGCCGCCAACGAGACGCTATGGAAGGAGAAGTTCCTCGCCGCCATGATCAAGATGGGCAACATCGAGGTCAAGACCGGCTCGCAGGGGGAGGTCCGCCTCAACTGCAGCGTCGTCAACccggcctcgtcgtcgtcctccgccgAAATCGAGATGCTCATGTTCCCGGGCGGCACCACCTCAGACGATGCTCCGGCCGAAGACGTCGTCGCCACCAgctga
- the LOC117854752 gene encoding peroxidase 5, translating to MKGFFFFFTTSALAILALLPVVAIGAGLKVGFYNKSCPSAESLVQQAVAAAFKNNSGIAAGLIRLHFHDCFVRGCDGSVLIDTTSNNTAEKDAPPNNPSLRGFEVIDAAKKAIEARCPKVVSCADILAFAARDAVALSGNNLTYKVPAGRRDGRISRDTDASNNLPSPLSNATELVGNFTGKNLTAEDMVVLSGAHTVGRSHCSSFTNRLYGFSNASDVDPTISSAYAFLLRGICPSNSSQFFPNTTTEMDLMTPAVLDNKYYLGLANNLGLFTSDQALLTNATLKKSVDEFVKSENRWRSKFAKAMVKMGNIEVLTGTQGEIRLNCRVINSGSSSAGIELQMGSGGDDSAEEFTDIATN from the exons ATGaagggcttcttcttcttcttcaccacctCTGCACTTGCCATCCTTGCGCTCCTCCCGGTCGTCGCCATAGGCGCCGGCCTCAAGGTCGGGTTCTACAACAAGTCCTGCCCGTCGGCGGAGTCGCTGGTGCAGCAGGCGGTGGCTGCCGCCTTCAAGAACAACAGTggcatcgccgccggcctcaTCCGCCTGCACTTTCATGACTGCTTCGTCAGG GGCTGCGACGGCTCCGTGCTGATCGACACGACGTCGAACAACACGGCGGAGAAGGACGCGCCCCCGAACAACCCCAGCCTGCGTGGCTTCGAGGTCATCGACGCCGCCAAGAAGGCCATCGAGGCGCGGTGCCCCAAggtcgtctcctgcgccgacatcctcgcctTCGCGGCGCGCGACGCCGTCGCTCTGTCGGGGAACAACCTCACCTACAAGGTACCCGCGGGGCGGCGCGATGGGCGGATCTCCAGGGACACGGACGCCAGCAACAACCTCCCTTCCCCGCTCTCCAACGCCACCGAGCTCGTCGGCAACTTCACCGGCAAGAACCTCACCGCCGAGGACATGGTGGTGCTCTCCGGCGCGCACACCGTCGGCCGTTCCCACTGCTCCTCCTTCACCAACCGCCTCTATGGCTTCAGCAACGCCAGCGACGTGGACCCCACCATCAGCTCCGCCTACGCGTTCCTGCTCAGGGGCATCTGCCCCTCCAACAGCAGCCAGTTCTTCCCCAACACGACCACGGAGATGGACCTCATGACGCCGGCGGTGCTCGACAACAAGTACTACCTGGGGCTCGCCAACAACCTGGGGCTCTTCACGTCGGACCAGGCGCTGCTCACCAACGCCACGCTCAAGAAGTCCGTCGACGAGTTCGTCAAGAGCGAGAACAGGTGGAGGAGCAAGTTCGCCAAGGCCATGGTGAAGATGGGCAACATCGAGGTGCTCACGGGGACGCAGGGGGAGATCAGGCTCAACTGCAGGGTCATCAACAGCGGCAGCAGCTCGGCCGGGATCGAGCTTCAGATGGGCTCCGGTGGCGACGACTCTGCCGAAGAATTCACTGACATTGCAACGAACTAG